The Candidatus Margulisiibacteriota bacterium DNA segment AGAAGAAGTCAGTGTAGCTGATAGCTTAGAGGAAGCCTTAGAAGCCAACCAGAAACCTCTAGAAGTAATTAAAGAAGAAGACGCAAAAGAGCTTGAAGCCGTTGTCCAACACAAGCAAGAAGAAAAGAAGGAAGCCACAAATAAGACAGCAAAAACGGATGCAGAGAAATTAGCCGAGGAGCTAGATGGAGGCAAGGATGAGCCTGTTATTAATAATCCTAGTCAGACAAACTTGTCAGGAGTTGGTATGGCCGAGTTGTTTAAAATACTTAGTCAGTTAGACAAGGATATTAGAGAAGAAGTTAAAACAATGTTAAATAATAAATCATTGAATAAAAATGAAAGAATTATTAAGTTGAAACATTTAGAATTGGATACCGAATTAATTGCTAAGGTATTAGGGATAGGCAAAGAAGAAGTTAGCTTGGTTATTCAATTAAACGATTTAGAGGCAAAATAAACTGATTTTATAAGTAGGTACTTAGAGTTGAGTTGCCGTCTATTTTATAAGGGTCAAATTCATCAGCAGGAGATATTCCAAATGGGTCGTTATTTGCAAAAGATGACGAGATGCCCTCTCCAGTAAATCCTTGCTGAATTTCTTCAATAGCCTCAAGAATTTCTTTATCTACCAAATCTTTTATATCTGGCATCTTTTGTTCCATTTTGTCTAACGCATCGCTTATTTTATTTTTTAAATCAGGATTAATTTGAACATCTTGAGCTAGCACGTTGAGTTTTGCGAGTTCTAATTTCGCTTGCACTGGTGTAAGAATTTGGTTTTGAAGTTTGTTGATTGTATCCTCAATATCTTTTTGAGCTTCAAGTTGTTTTTTTTCTTCAACTTTTTGAATAAAACTTTTGGTATCTATTTTACTTGCATCACTCATAATAAAATCTCCTTTAGTTAATAGCAGAATGCTGACTAATACTTATAACGTAAACAATATATATTTTATTGTATCAAAGATATTTGGTTTATTCATCTTTTCTAGGAAGACAATAAGCATTACAATGGGTATATGGGTTTTATGTGGTTGATAATAGGATTATGTGTTGGAAGTTTTCTGAACGGGGTTGCCTATAGAGTCACAGCTGAAAAGAATTTGTTTTCGGCTCGTTCGGTTTGTTCTGGGTGTGAGCGGAAAATAGCTTGGTATGATCTTATTCCTGTAATAAGTTGGTTTGCGTTAAAAGGAAAATGCCGAAACTGTGACAGGAAGATACCCTTTAAGTATGCGGTTGTTGAACTTTTCGTGGGATTGGGAACGTTTTATTTGTTTAAAGATGGACAAATTTCTTTATTTTTAATTGTTCAGTATTTTTTTCTTTTAAGTTTTTTTCTCAATGTTTTGACGGATGCGATAAGTTTTTCAGTATATGATCCCTTTCTATATTTCATGGTTACTTGCGGATTGTTGTTGGCGTTACTCAAAGGTAACTTTGTGAATGCATTATTGTCGGGATTACTTGTTGTGATGTTAATTGCAACCGCTTCATATGCAGTTCAGCTGATTATAAAAAAACAATCCATGGGTTCAGGAGATTATTTTGCTTTTTTTGTGATAGGGCTTACTTTGCCATCAAGCCAAATTCTTGATCTTATGCTTTTTTCTTCTTTGTTTGGTATCGCAGTTTCTGTAGTAATGAAAAAGAAAGCCCTTCCTTTTTTCCCTTTGTTGTTTTTTGGGTATCTGTTTGTTTTAGTTGGAGGACATTTAGTATGAAATTAAATTTTAAAAAAGGTGTAGCTTTGTCAGAAATGCTTTTGACCATAGCAATTATAGCTGCGATTACAGCAACAGGGTTATTTGTTTACAGAGGAGTATTAACTTCGCTTAGTTTAAATAATGAGACAGAATTACTACAACACCATTTGAAGAACGCTCAAACTACCGCAGAGATGTATAGTCGAGAGGTTAAGTGGGAAATTAAAGACAATAAATATAGGATTTTTGATGTTAAAGATGATACTACGCTAAAAGAAAGGTTGATTCCAAAGCATATTAAGGTTCAGGCTGAGAGCATAGAATTTAATGAACAGATTCGCCCCAAACAAGGCACAACAATCACCTTAACAAGCGGGAAGAAGTCTAGAAAAATAACAATAGACCCATCTACTGGTAGGATTCGTTTGTGGTAAACAAGAAAGGCTTTTTGCTTTTCGAGCTAATGGTTTTTATTTCAGTTATTAGTTTTTTTATTATGTCTTTTTTTATTTTTGAAGTAAATTTTTTAAAGACATCAAAAAACATTAAGCAACAACAAGAGCAGATAAAATTATTGAAAAATGATTATTACTTGGCAATGACTGCTAAAGTTGATGAGCTGATAATTTTGCCTAAGTATTTTGTGGAAACAATCGATAGCAATAATTATAAAATTAAGGTTATTAGTGACAATGTTTTCGCTGATTTATTTGTTATTCGTAAAAAGTAACTTTTTCCAAAAGGGTTGTCTCGATAGAGGTAAGTCGTTAAGATAAATTATATTAGGGGGAAAATTATGTCAGGATTGCCGATTGAAATACAAAAAATTAAAAATGAACTATTAATAGCTTTTTTTATTTTTATTAGAACTAAAACAAATAATGTTTTTATTCTTAGGAATGATTTAGCAAAATATATCAAAGAGTTTAGCAAAGACAAGCAAGACAGTTATTTGGTTAAGTTTATTTATAATTTACAAGAAATGATTATGTTGGAACAAGAATATATTGCTGTGTATCGATATGATATTGCAAAATACCATTTTTATCGATTTGTTCCTGAACAAGATATTTTGTTTGAAAACATCAGCATTGATAAATATCTTGATTGGAGAGATTCCATAGTTTTGAAAAATGGAGAAAAAACAAAGCTAACATTAGACTTTATGCCTTTTTATGATTATTCTCCAAGCATCAAAGACTCCAATGATTTAGGAAACGGGATAAAGTTTTTAAGCAAGTATATGTCTAGTAATTTTTTTCAGAATCCCAACAAGTGGAATTATTTGTTGTTTGAATTTCTTAGTCTTCATTCTATTGAGGATCAGCAATTATTATTAGATTCTAAAATCATTAAAAACAGCAACCAGCTGATGAGTTCAGTAAGGTTTATCTTGGATTTCTTAGAGCATCAAGCAAATGAGCAAAGCACGGATAGTC contains these protein-coding regions:
- a CDS encoding prepilin peptidase — protein: MGFMWLIIGLCVGSFLNGVAYRVTAEKNLFSARSVCSGCERKIAWYDLIPVISWFALKGKCRNCDRKIPFKYAVVELFVGLGTFYLFKDGQISLFLIVQYFFLLSFFLNVLTDAISFSVYDPFLYFMVTCGLLLALLKGNFVNALLSGLLVVMLIATASYAVQLIIKKQSMGSGDYFAFFVIGLTLPSSQILDLMLFSSLFGIAVSVVMKKKALPFFPLLFFGYLFVLVGGHLV